The sequence CACTTAAGAGAAGATCGGTACCATTAATTAGTGATGTTTTGGAGATACGTAGAAAAGCTTCAACAGAATCGGTTGCTTGAGCCTTTGTTAACGATCCGTGAGATTTGTATACTTGCTGAACAAGATCAGCTTTTGTGAGAGTCATGATTGATTCCTCCTCTAAGGTAATCGATATTTAGTACCTTTTCCCCTCAAGGGGGTTCTGAACTGAGTACTGGCTTACTTATTTTAACCAGTGTTAGTTATAATCTGCTTTTAATGATATGCGTCAAGGGAATAAAGTCAATAGTAACTGTTTTTTTTTATCCACCAACGGCATTGGCCATTGAGAAAATTGGGAGATACATGGCGATGACCAGACCACCAATCATGCCCCCCAGGAAGACCATCATGAAAGGTTCGATCATGGCGGTGAGGTTTTCAACTGCCTGATCTACTTCTCCATCATAAAAGTCAGCAATCTTGGCGAGCATAGTGTCGAGTGCTCCAACAGATTCACCAACGTTGATCATCTGGACGACCATATTGGGAAAGACACCACTTTCTTCTAAGGGTTCAGCAATGGGGCGTCCCTCTGCAATACTATCGGCTACACGAAAAACAGCAGCTTCAATGACCTTGTTGCCGGCAGTTTTTGCAACCACCTGTAATGCGTCAAGAATAGGAACGCCACTTTGCAGCATGGTGCTGAGAGTCCTGGTGAATTTGGAAACAGCAACCTTTCTGATTAAGGGGCCAGCAACTGGAGCTTTGATCAGCATTGCATCCATTCTGAACCGTCCTCTCTCCGTGGAATATATCTTTTTTATGGTGTAAATTACTGCAAAGAGGCCCATGCCTAGCCAAAGAAAATTGCTTTTGAAGGTGTTTGACATTGAGACTACGATTTGGGTAGGGATCGGTAGCGCTGAGCCAAAACTTGCAAACATTTCCTCAAAAACAGGAATAACAAAAACCAGAATTACCACAAGTATAAGTGCTGAGATTGCAAGACAGATTGCGGGATAGGTCATGGCTCCTTTAATTTTTTTCTTAAGAGCCATGGATTTTTCCATAAAAATAGCCAGCCTACCTAATATCGTATCGAGTATACCGCCTGTTTCACCAGCTTCGATCATATTTGAGAAAAGGTTGTCGAAAACTTTGGGATGTTTCCGCATGGCATCAGCAAAGGTTGTTCCTGTTTCGACATCGGATTTGATGTTTCCTAAAACTTTTTTTAATGTTGGGTTTTCCTGTTGCTTGGCCAAAATTTCCAGGCCTTGAACCAAAGGAAGTCCAGCGTCAATCATAGTGGAAAGTTGTCTGGTAAAAATAACAATATCCTTGCCGGTAACCTTAGGCTGGAAAAAGGAAATGTTTTCTAAAAGATCTTTGGGTTTTTCTTTTACAATCGGATCTTTAATACGAAGACGCTTGACATGGCCAAGAGCTGTTGCCTGGTCAGGAGCTTCTATTTCGCCTTTACGTTTGTCACCGTAGGAATTGATACCTTTCCATATATAGACCGGCATTAGTTTTTCTCCTGCATGATACTATTTTACTAAATTAAACCAATTAGTTGATTTGCTTTTATGTGAGCCGGTGCGTGTATACTCAAGGGGGCCGGCTACGCTTACATTTGAGTTGGATGTAAGTTCATTGAATACTAAGCAATTGTTAAATAACACAATGAAATTTATTCTATATCATGAAGTTATAGATTACAAGTTAGAGTATTGTGAGAAGTAATTATTTTCTGAGTGTCTCCTGTAGATTGCCATATTCTTTGATATTGCGTCTTCTTGGAAAAACTTTAGGGACTCCAATGTCTCTATTTGTTGCCTTTGTGAAAATTTGTTCTTGTCTAAAGTGATCGTGCTTGTTAATATGATCATCTTACGGTGAGTTTTCAGTGAGGACGTAGTTCCTGCGCTTTAATTGTATTAGATTAGTGTCATTGACTTTGAGGAGAACAGCATGCAGAATCAAGCTGCTATGAGTTTTAGCGAGAGAAGTTTTCAACCTGTTGTTGAAAAGTGTGAAGGTTGTGAGAGAATTGTAGAGGAAGCTGGTTCTAAATATTGCCAGTCTTACCTTCAGCCCGAGGCTAAATGGCGTTTGGGAATTTGTAATTTTGCAACGCATGCGAAACCAGAAATAACGGTCGTTACTGTCAGAATCAATCCTTTGAAAGCTGCAAAGAGAGCATCTGCTAAGAAAGTTTAACAGTAGCAGCAATAAGGAAGAACTAAAAAAAGCATTTTCTCGTTAATGAGAAGATGCTTTTTTTTTTTTGAAAAAACGCTTTGTCCTTCATATCCTGTGTTAGGACTGACACCGTCCCATTAAGCGATTTCGGGTCTGTCACCAAAAATTGCTGTCCCTATTCTTATAATCGTTGCCCCCTCTTCAATAGCCGTTTTGAAATCCTGTGACATCCCCATGGAAAGCTCAAACCTACTGTTGTCTGAAAAAAGTTCCTGCTTTGCTAGCTCTTTACCAAGGTTGCTAAGATCTCTGAAATAAATTCTGGTTTTTTCGGTATCAGACGAAAAAGGTGGAATGGTCATAAGTCCCATTGGCCGAATTTGTGAAAGGGTTCTTATGTGTTTTAGGAGGGCTCCAGCATTTTCAGGAGGAACTCCTGATTTTTTAGGATCTTCACCTATGTTTACCTGGATCAAGATATCTAATTTCCGATCAAGGGTGAGAAGATGTTTGTTTAAGGCTTTGGCGAGTTTAAGTCTGTCCACCGTTTCGACCATGGAAAAGAGCTCAGCTGCCAGTTTTGCTTTGTTGCTCTGGACATGGCCAATAAAATGAAACTTCGCTGCATCATCAATGCTGTGTCTTTTTTCTGCTGCCTCCTGGATATAGTTTTCACCAAAATAATATTGACCTGCTGCCATTGCCTCTTTAATACTGGCAATGGAGTGACGTTTTGAAACTGCAATTAATTTGATAGAAGAAGGGGCTCTATCACAGGCGAGAGCTGTCTGATTTATAGATTGGTGGATGGTGTTGAGGTTGTTGGCAATGGACATGGGGGTTAATCTCTGGGGCTGTAGTTGAATAGACGCGCAACATTTTCACTTGTAGTATCTGCCACTTCTTCCAGGCTGATTTTTTTGAGTTCGGCCACTTTCTCAGCCGTGTACAACAGATACGATGACTCATTTCTTTTTCCCCGCCAGGGAACGGGCGCGAGAAATGGCCCATCCGTTTCAAGAATTAATGAATTCAAGGGGATGTGTTTGGCAACCTCTTGAAGGTCGACTCCATTTTTGAAGGTCACAACTCCTGGAATTGAAATAAAAAAGCCAAGATCAATTATTTTTTTGGCAAAATCCATGTCACCTGAAAAACAGTGCATCACTCCTCCGTTAGGGAATGGGCCGTTGAGCTGCAGACTCTTCAAGGTGTCGTCGTGTGCTTCTCGGTCATGTATTATTACAGGCAAACAAAGTTCTTTTGCGAGGAGTAACTGTTTATGAAAGGCTTTTTTTTGGAGAGCAGGTTCAGCATATTGTTTTGCGTAATCAAGCCCTATCTCACCATAGCCGACGATATGTTCTCTATTGTCTGACACTAGTTGCTTCAGGCGCGTGTAGGTGGAATTGTCTGCGCTTTTGACGTCGTGGGGGTGAATCCCAACGGTGGCCTTGATCATAGAGTGGTGTTTGGCAAGTTCAATGGCTGTTTTCGAGCTTTTTTCGTCGATTCCAATGGTTATGATAGAACGCACCCCATTGGATTTTGCCCTCGCAAGGACCTGACCGAGATCTTCCTCGTAACAACTCATGTCGAGATGACAGTGGCTGTCAATAAGGAAACTATCTGCCTGAAGAACTGGTAATGGACGTTTGGTTTTTTTCATAATATTTTCAATGAGATTTTTAGCAGATTCATTCTGGTCATGCAATGTTGAAATGTATTAAAAACTGCTTTTGAGTTTCTCGATGCCACGATATACTTGTGATGATCAGCTGCGGATCATTTTAGAAGAATTGTCACGCTCCTTGATACCCTATTTATCAACCGAGGTTTTGAAATGAGAATTGACACAAAATTTACAAAGAGAAACCTGCAGGCAAGAGGACTTGAGCCTGCAGACTGTGTCTTGAAAAATTGTCGCATAATTGATGTCTTCTGTGGAGAAATTGTACATGCCGATGTGGCAATCTGTGAAGAAACAATTGTTGGAATAGGCGACTATTCAGGAAAAAAAGAGATCGATTGTAAAGAGGCATTTGTCGCTCCAGGGTTTATGGAGGGGCACATCCACATAGAAAGTTCCATGCTTAGTCCCAAACAATTCGTCAAAACTGTTTTACCGCACGGTACAACAACTGTCGTTTGTGATCCCCATGAAATTGCAAACGTTGCAGGAGTTGAAGGCGTGAAATATGTACTTGAAGAAAGTAAAGACCTTCCCTGTGCAATTTATGTGATGGCTCCCTCGTGTGTTCCTGCAACTCACCTTGAAAATTCTGGAGCAAGGCTTTCCTCAAGCGATCTTGAACTATTGTTAAAGTTACCTCGGGTGATTGGTGTGGCTGAGATGATGAATTACCCAGGTGTATTATTTCAAGACGAGGAAGTCGTGAGGAAAATTTGTCTGGCCAGGGAAAGTGGTGTTCCGATTGATGGTCATGCTCCAGGGGTAAGTGGAAAAGACCTCCAGGCCTATATTGGAAGTGGTATATTCTCCGATCATGAATGTGCCACCGCAGCTGAGGCTCTCGAAAAGCTTTCCTCCGGAATGTTTTTGTTTATGCGGGAAGGGTCAACCGCAAAGAATCTTGAAGACCTTCTTCCGGCTGTTACTGAGAAGAACAGTCACCGATGTCTACTGGTAACAGATGATTGTCACCCTGACGAATTGTTGAAAGAAGGACATCTTGATCGGATCCTCCGCAGGGCAATTTCCCTTGGACTTGACCCTGTAATAGCAATTCAAATGGTTACTATTAATGTTGCCAGTTACTTTAGGTTGTACGATCGAGGTGCGATTGCCCCTGGGTATCGCGCAGATCTCGTTGTGTTTGATGATTTAATGGATATTAGAATTAAGACTGTTTTCAGCGGCGGAACACAGTTAGATGAAATAATGTGTAACGAATCCCTTTTCTCCAAGTCCCTGACAGAAGGTTATCCTTCAGTACTCAATTCGGTTCATGTGGACACATCGAAAATTTCCTTTAAAATTCCAGCCGTCGGTAAGATTATCAAGGTGATTGGGGTTAGGAAGGATCAATTGGTCACTGATTCTCTTAGACTCCCTGCGTTGATTGACGACGGTTTTGTGCTTTCCGATATTTCCAGAGATATAATAAAAATTGCTGTTATAGAGCGCCACCATACAACAGGAAATATGGGACTTGGATTTGTTCATGGGATTGGTTTGCAGGAAGGGGCACTCGCGTCAACTGTGGGACATGATTCTCACAATATTACAGTTATTGGTGTAGATGATATGGATATGGAGATTGCTGTTCAGGCTATTGTCAAGCAGGGTGGGGGACTTGCAGTAGTGAAAAATGGAGAAGTGGTTGAGAGACTCGTGTTGGATGTGGCCGGTCTTATGTCAACGGATGAAGCTCATGTATTAGCTGATAAATTTTCCAATTTACTGATGGCTGCTCTAAAATTGGGCGTTCAAGTTTCTGATCCATTTATGTTGATGAGTTTTCTCGCTCTTCCCGTGATTCCTCATTTAAAGATTACAGACATGGGATTAGTTGATGTTGATGCCTTTTCCCACACGGATCTCTGGCTTTGATGTAGCAAGAAGATATGTATGCAAAGACTGTTAAATCAGTGTGTTAGATGAGAAGGTGGTGGCAGTGACGGAGGTTTTGCTATATCAGTATGATTTTTTTAGATAAAATAAAAAAAACATCTTCATATCGATATGAATCTGTCGTATACTAACTAGCGTTATGGTATCTTTGCTATGTGATTTATTTGACGAAGGAAATCTTTTTCTTCCGATTTAGAAAAGATAAAAAGAAAAATGTGGCCGC comes from Desulfocapsa sulfexigens DSM 10523 and encodes:
- a CDS encoding type II secretion system F family protein codes for the protein MPVYIWKGINSYGDKRKGEIEAPDQATALGHVKRLRIKDPIVKEKPKDLLENISFFQPKVTGKDIVIFTRQLSTMIDAGLPLVQGLEILAKQQENPTLKKVLGNIKSDVETGTTFADAMRKHPKVFDNLFSNMIEAGETGGILDTILGRLAIFMEKSMALKKKIKGAMTYPAICLAISALILVVILVFVIPVFEEMFASFGSALPIPTQIVVSMSNTFKSNFLWLGMGLFAVIYTIKKIYSTERGRFRMDAMLIKAPVAGPLIRKVAVSKFTRTLSTMLQSGVPILDALQVVAKTAGNKVIEAAVFRVADSIAEGRPIAEPLEESGVFPNMVVQMINVGESVGALDTMLAKIADFYDGEVDQAVENLTAMIEPFMMVFLGGMIGGLVIAMYLPIFSMANAVGG
- the ade gene encoding adenine deaminase encodes the protein MRIDTKFTKRNLQARGLEPADCVLKNCRIIDVFCGEIVHADVAICEETIVGIGDYSGKKEIDCKEAFVAPGFMEGHIHIESSMLSPKQFVKTVLPHGTTTVVCDPHEIANVAGVEGVKYVLEESKDLPCAIYVMAPSCVPATHLENSGARLSSSDLELLLKLPRVIGVAEMMNYPGVLFQDEEVVRKICLARESGVPIDGHAPGVSGKDLQAYIGSGIFSDHECATAAEALEKLSSGMFLFMREGSTAKNLEDLLPAVTEKNSHRCLLVTDDCHPDELLKEGHLDRILRRAISLGLDPVIAIQMVTINVASYFRLYDRGAIAPGYRADLVVFDDLMDIRIKTVFSGGTQLDEIMCNESLFSKSLTEGYPSVLNSVHVDTSKISFKIPAVGKIIKVIGVRKDQLVTDSLRLPALIDDGFVLSDISRDIIKIAVIERHHTTGNMGLGFVHGIGLQEGALASTVGHDSHNITVIGVDDMDMEIAVQAIVKQGGGLAVVKNGEVVERLVLDVAGLMSTDEAHVLADKFSNLLMAALKLGVQVSDPFMLMSFLALPVIPHLKITDMGLVDVDAFSHTDLWL
- a CDS encoding TatD family hydrolase produces the protein MKKTKRPLPVLQADSFLIDSHCHLDMSCYEEDLGQVLARAKSNGVRSIITIGIDEKSSKTAIELAKHHSMIKATVGIHPHDVKSADNSTYTRLKQLVSDNREHIVGYGEIGLDYAKQYAEPALQKKAFHKQLLLAKELCLPVIIHDREAHDDTLKSLQLNGPFPNGGVMHCFSGDMDFAKKIIDLGFFISIPGVVTFKNGVDLQEVAKHIPLNSLILETDGPFLAPVPWRGKRNESSYLLYTAEKVAELKKISLEEVADTTSENVARLFNYSPRD
- a CDS encoding PxxKW family cysteine-rich protein — protein: MQNQAAMSFSERSFQPVVEKCEGCERIVEEAGSKYCQSYLQPEAKWRLGICNFATHAKPEITVVTVRINPLKAAKRASAKKV
- a CDS encoding integration host factor subunit alpha gives rise to the protein MTLTKADLVQQVYKSHGSLTKAQATDSVEAFLRISKTSLINGTDLLLSGFGKFNVKDKKSRRGRNPQTGDELTLDARRVVTFKPSGILRDKINEA
- a CDS encoding YggS family pyridoxal phosphate-dependent enzyme: MSIANNLNTIHQSINQTALACDRAPSSIKLIAVSKRHSIASIKEAMAAGQYYFGENYIQEAAEKRHSIDDAAKFHFIGHVQSNKAKLAAELFSMVETVDRLKLAKALNKHLLTLDRKLDILIQVNIGEDPKKSGVPPENAGALLKHIRTLSQIRPMGLMTIPPFSSDTEKTRIYFRDLSNLGKELAKQELFSDNSRFELSMGMSQDFKTAIEEGATIIRIGTAIFGDRPEIA